AACAACTCTTTAAGCACGGGGGTAATCATGACGCCCAACGTGGAGGTAACCGGCGCTGCGCGGCCTTATTGCGCAGCGTCCGGTTGACCGCCGGGTTGGGGGGCTTTCGTAGTCTCAAATGCTTCGAGGAAACCATCAATTACACTTACGAGAACTCGTACCAGTAGTTGCCAAGTGTCGCGGGTATAGTCACCAGCTACAGAGATTCTTTCGCCTAGGTTACCTCGGGCAAAGGCTCCTGCCTTCTGTTGATATGTTTCGTTCACAACGCCAGAGTTGTGAACCAAGATATCTCTCGTTGCTTTCGCTTCTGCTATTTGCCCCAAGTCTTGGTCAGGAATGCAGATGTCGGATACAAGCTTCGCTACATAAGCAAACCAATCGGCTACAGGCTTGTACTTCAATTCATTTAGCTCGCGGTCGACCAGCACAGAAATGATTTGGTCTTTGTCTGCTGCGGACACAATGACACCATATTCGATATGGCGCTTTGATGGAAGACGGATGGGTTGCGCAATCAAAACGGTGCGTAGCGTATCGAAGAACATGCTCTCGAAGACGGCCACCTGATGTTGGACTATCAACTGAAGAAAATGATTGTCATAGGCGCGTGTGAGGTAACCGGCCAATTCGTTGGGTGAAACCGTCTTGTCCTGAAGCCCTAGGCTATGAGCAAACTCAGAATAGGCAATTGTTATTGTTGTTTGGTGCGGCATTCCTGCCGCGAAGTTAGATGCGAATTGGTAGCCCAGTTGCGTGTATGACTTGAACTCCATTGCTGAACAAAAGTCATTGATAGCCTGAGCTCGCAAACCCCGGAGAGATTCAATAAGCATGGATTACCTCACAGAGGACACAAGCCCCCCAACAGCTTGCGTAACCGACGGCCGAAAGTGGCAGAGCGAAGCGGCGCCACTTTTGGCCGTCCGAGTTCACGCGTTTGTTAGATGTGCTTTTCACAATTGCTGAAGTTCTTCTCGCAGCAGCCGCTTTGACTCCAGATCCTGAGTTGGATACTGGGCACGGGATCCGTTTGCGCTTCCCGCTGGGTGAATCATTGGCAAAACGACGGCGTTTCTCCACAGAAACCGTCGGCCCACCAAATCAGGAACGCGGAGGTCTTGCGGCTTGTGCTTCTCGAACTCACGAAGGCAATAACCTAGCTCTTCTCTCTCCCGCATCGTTACGTATGCTTTCCAAGAAAGTCCACCGAGGCAGACGATTAGTTTCGGCTTCAATAGCTCTAGTTGTTTTGCAAGGAAGGGGGAGCAACTGTTCACCTCAGAAGTGCTTGGTACTCGATCAGTACTGGCACCCGGGCGGCGCCCCGGAAAGCACTTTGTCACTGACGTTTGATATACGGTGTTGTCGAAGTCCCGTAAGCCGCATGACCGAAATAGAGATTTAATAGATGTGCCTGCATCACCTTGGAAAGGTGCATTCCGCTCATACTCTGTTCTTCCTGGCGATTGACCAACAAGGATAACCGGATAGCCAGCGCCACCGCCAAAGATTGGCCTTGGAACGACGCTGTATTCTGACAATTTCGCAGCACATTTTCGGCACGAGCGCATTTCGTCGGCCAATAGATTCAGCGGCATCTCTTCTCCTTCTTGAGCACTTCTAACTATAAGCAGACGTCCTAAACGACGGAAAACTTCCCGTCACACAGATGAATACGCGCGTCCAATCGCAAAAAAAAAAGCTGCAATTTCAACGAACTCATCCGATTTAGTCCGTCCTAATTTCAAAACACGGATACGTCGCTTTTCCCGGTGCCACCAACGCATTCCGCAGGGAACGATGCTCGCCATCGACGACGCCGGTGCGGCGCCTTCGCGTATGCGAACACGTTACCCATGAACACGAGCCAAGGCAATGCGTTGTGGGTAGTGCGTTGCCGGCGATGTCACATCAGCGGTGGTTCGTCCATCAGCGCGATCTGCTCCCTTAGCGCCAGGATGTGGTCCTGCCAGTAGCGGGGGCTGTCGAACCAGCTGAAGGCGTGGGGGAAGGCGGGGTCGTGCCAGCGCTGGGCGATCCAGGCGGCGTAGTGGATGAGGCGCAGGGTGCGCAGGGCTTCGGCGAGTTGGCGTTCGGCGGGGTTGAAGTCGGCGAACTGGCGGTAGCCTTCGAAGATGACCTCGAACTGGCGGCGCTGTTCGTCTCCCTGGCCGGTGAGGAGCATCCACAGGTCCTGGATGGCGGGGCCCATGCGGGCGTCGTCGAAGTCGACGAAGTGGGGGCCGTCGGGGGTCCACAGCACGTTGCCGGCGTGGCAGTCGCCGTGCAGGCGGATGAGGGCGATGTCGCCGGCGCGCTGGTAGCAGCGCTCGACGCCGTCGAGGGCCTGGTCCACCACGCTGCGCCAGCTGGTTTCGAGCTCCATGGGGATGTAGGGGGTGCGCAGCAGGGCGTCGCGGGCGTCGATGCCGTAGGTCTGGCGGTCGATGACGGGGCGGTGGGCGAAGGGTTTGGTGGCGCCGACCGCATGGACGCGGGCCATGAAGCGGCCCATCCAGCGCAGCACGTCTTCGTCCTCCAGCTCGGGGGCACGGCCGCCACGGCGGGGGAACACGGCGATGCGGTAGCCGCCGGCCTGGTGCAGGGTGCGGCCGTCGAGGGCGAGGGGGGCGACGACGGGAATCTCGCGTTCGGCCAGCTCGTGCAGGAAGGCGTGTTCCTCGCCGATGGCCTCGTCGCTCCAGCGGCCGGGGCGGTAGAACTTGGCGATCAGGGGCGCGCCGTCGTCCACGCCCACCTGGAAGACGCGGTTCTCGTAGCTGTTGAGGGCGAGCACGCTGCCGTTCACGGGCAGGCCGATGGCCTCGAGGGCGTCGAGCAGGGCGTCGGGGGTGAGCCGGGCGAAGGGGGCTTCCGTGTCGGTCATGAGGGGGTGTCCGTGGGCGGTGCGTAGGGTTCGCGCAGGTTGACGGGCGCAGCGACGCGCTTGCGCAGGCGGATGTTGAGCATCTCCACCATGAAGGAAAAGGCCATGGCGAAGTAGATGTAGCCCTTGGGCACATGATGGCCGAAGCCGTCGGCGATGAGGACCACGCCGACCACCAGCAGGAAGGACAGGGCCAGCATCTTGACCGTGGGGTGTTCGGAGACGAACTCGCCGATGGGGCCGGCGAAGGCCATCATCAGCCCCACCGAGGCAACCACGGCGGCGACCATGACACCGAGGTGGCTGACCATGCCGATGGCGGTGACGATGGAGTCGAGCGAGAACACCAGGTCGATGACGACGATCTGGGCGACGACGGCCGCCAGGGTGCCGGCCACGGCACGCGATTCGGCCCCTCTTCGCCTTCGAGCAGCTGGTGCACTTCGCGGGTGCTCTTCCACACCAGGAACAGGCCGCCGGCGGCGAGGATGAGATCGCGCCCCGACAGGCCGTGCTCGAGCACCGGCACGGTGAACAGGGGGGCGGTCATGCCGGCCAGCCAGGAGAGCGCCGCGAGCAGGCCGATGCGCATGAACATGGCGAGGAACAGGCCGAGCCGGCGGGCAAACTGGCGCTGCGCGCGCGGCAGCTTGTCCACCAGGATGGAGATGAAGATGATGTTGTCGATGCCCAGCACCAGCTCGAGCGCGGTGAGGGTGAAGAAGGCGACGATCAGTTGCGGATCGCCGAGCAGTGCGACCATGTCGGGCCCCGGAATCGGCTGACTGCCCGTGGGCAGCGGGCGACCATCATAGCAAGGTGTCCGGGGGTTCCGTGAGGCGCTACACTGGCCGCGCACCCCGTGATGCCGATCCGCCCATGACCGCCGACCTGCTCCTGCCCGACCGCCTGCTGACCGCCCTGCGCGAGGCGCGCCACGTGACGGTGTTCACCGGCGCCGGGGTGTCGGCCGAGAGCGGCGTGCCCACCTTTCGCGACGCGCACACCGGCCTGTGGGCGCGCTTCGATCCGGCCGCGCTGGCCACCCCCGAGGCCTTTGCCGCCGATCCGGCGCTGGTGTGGGGCTGGTACGAATGGCGACGTGCCCGGGTGATGCGCGCGGCGCCCAACCCGGCGCACCGGGCCATTGCCGCGCTGGCCCGCCATGTGCCGGCCCTGAGCGTGATCACCCAGAACGTGGACGACCTGCACGAGCGCGCCGGCAGCACCGGCGTGGCCCACCTGCACGGCCGCCTGATGCAGCCGCGCTGCTCGGTATGCGGCCAGCCCTGGCGCTATCCGCCGGGGATGCCGGACGAGCCGGCGGCGGGCCGCCGGGTCACGCCGCCGGACTGCCCCAGGTGCGCCGGCCCGATCCGGCCCGGCGTGGTGTGGTTCGGCGAGCCCTTGCCGGCGGACGAATGGCAGC
The nucleotide sequence above comes from Nitrogeniibacter mangrovi. Encoded proteins:
- a CDS encoding serine/threonine protein kinase, with the protein product MTDTEAPFARLTPDALLDALEAIGLPVNGSVLALNSYENRVFQVGVDDGAPLIAKFYRPGRWSDEAIGEEHAFLHELAEREIPVVAPLALDGRTLHQAGGYRIAVFPRRGGRAPELEDEDVLRWMGRFMARVHAVGATKPFAHRPVIDRQTYGIDARDALLRTPYIPMELETSWRSVVDQALDGVERCYQRAGDIALIRLHGDCHAGNVLWTPDGPHFVDFDDARMGPAIQDLWMLLTGQGDEQRRQFEVIFEGYRQFADFNPAERQLAEALRTLRLIHYAAWIAQRWHDPAFPHAFSWFDSPRYWQDHILALREQIALMDEPPLM
- a CDS encoding uracil-DNA glycosylase, which produces MPLNLLADEMRSCRKCAAKLSEYSVVPRPIFGGGAGYPVILVGQSPGRTEYERNAPFQGDAGTSIKSLFRSCGLRDFDNTVYQTSVTKCFPGRRPGASTDRVPSTSEVNSCSPFLAKQLELLKPKLIVCLGGLSWKAYVTMREREELGYCLREFEKHKPQDLRVPDLVGRRFLWRNAVVLPMIHPAGSANGSRAQYPTQDLESKRLLREELQQL
- a CDS encoding TerC family protein, yielding MVALLGDPQLIVAFFTLTALELVLGIDNIIFISILVDKLPRAQRQFARRLGLFLAMFMRIGLLAALSWLAGMTAPLFTVPVLEHGLSGRDLILAAGGLFLVWKSTREVHQLLEGEEGPNRVPWPAPWRPSSPRSSSSTWCSRSTPSSPPSAWSATSVSWSPPWLPRWG
- a CDS encoding TerC family protein, with translation MVVIDLVFSLDSIVTAIGMVSHLGVMVAAVVASVGLMMAFAGPIGEFVSEHPTVKMLALSFLLVVGVVLIADGFGHHVPKGYIYFAMAFSFMVEMLNIRLRKRVAAPVNLREPYAPPTDTPS
- a CDS encoding SIR2 family NAD-dependent protein deacylase: MTADLLLPDRLLTALREARHVTVFTGAGVSAESGVPTFRDAHTGLWARFDPAALATPEAFAADPALVWGWYEWRRARVMRAAPNPAHRAIAALARHVPALSVITQNVDDLHERAGSTGVAHLHGRLMQPRCSVCGQPWRYPPGMPDEPAAGRRVTPPDCPRCAGPIRPGVVWFGEPLPADEWQRAMAATAGCDLFITVGTSALVYPAAQLPQVAAEQGARVLQLNPQPTALDTIADWNLLGPAGTLLPALVHAAFGEAFPDTA